The Bacteroidota bacterium DNA segment ACAGCCGGCAACTGCGTAACTTCATGGAATCCTCTGGTGTAGATGCCATCAGTCCTGTTGTTGAACTGGACGAAGCATTTGTTGTCGCACAGCTCGCTGCTGAAACGCCTGAAGGCTACCGGACTTTTGAGGATGTCAAAGCGGAAATTGAGCCACGCGCCAAACTGGAGAAAAAGAAAGCATACCAGTATGCCAAAATGAAGCGCGCGTTCGATGCAAGCGGATTTGACGGCCTCGCGTCTTCCCTCAATACAACCGAGCGGATCGTTACGGCCGTAACGCACAACACCCGTTCTGTAGCTGAACTTGGCAACGATCCGATCTTCAAAGGCACCGTATTGAGCCTCGAAGATGGTCAGACGTCCAACGTAATTGAGGGCCAGAACGGCGTATTTGTTGTACGCGCTACAAAAGTAGAGAAGCCGGCTGAGATTTCTGATGTGCAACGCACACAGCTCGAAACACAACTCAGCACGCAGCTAAAACAGCAGGCCACGAGCCAATGGCTGTCCTCCCTGCGGGATAAAGCAGATATCGAAGACAACCGCCGCTTCTTCTCCCAGTGATCTCAAAGCGTACCAGATTTTATCAAAAGGCACCCTGAACTTCAGGGTGCCTTTTTGGTTTTTAACTGGTATTCTATTCCGTTTGCATGATGATCTATCGCGTTTTCCCTCTCTCCTTTTTGCTTTTGGGCCTGTTGTTGCCTTTGTGTGCTGTTTCTCAGCGTGCTGCTGCTCAACCGGCAACAGACTCTTTATCACCCATACCATTTGCCAAACCCATCGTAGACACGCTTTCCTCACCAGCATTTGCCGGCCGCGGGTATCTGAACGATGCAGATGGTAAAGCCGCTGACTATATCGAAAACTACTTCAAGCGTATCGGGCTCTCCCCCATTAGCGATACCTATCAGCAGCCCTTCCCGCTTACCGTAGATGTGTACCCGACAACCCCGACCCTCAGCCTGGGATTGCGAAAACTGGATCTGGGGCACGACTATCTGCCATTCCCCGGTAGTTCGTCTGGTACAGCAACCACGGCACGCATTGTCGAGGTGGGAGACGGCCTCTTCGTACCAAATACCAAGTACAACAACTACGCCGGCAAAAACGTCGAACAAGCCGTTGTGGTGATGGACCTTGAAATTACGCCTGACGTCTTACAAGCCATCCGGGCAGACAGCACGATTAACCCCGCACTGGCCCAAACAACAGGCCGTATCGAAATTGCCCGATACCTCGGCGCTGTGGCGGTCATTTTACGGACAAGCAATAACCTGCTGGATTTTTATACGCCTGTAAACACGGGTATTCCTGCCTTCGTTGTAGCTGATCAGGTATGGCTTGAAAATGGAGCGGCAACGGCGTCATTCACCTTAGAAACAACGCTTGACTGGCAGACCACCTCGTCCAATGTCATAGGCTATATTCCCGGTACAACAACGCCGGAAGAATATTACTTCATCTCTGCACATTACGACCACATGGGGCAATTGGGGCCCGATCACTATTTCCCTGGCGCCAATGACAATGCCAGTGGCGTAGCACTAACGCTGGCCCTTGCGGCTTATTTCCAGCAAAAGCCTCTAAAACGATCGCTGGTTTTTGTTGGCTTTTCTGGCGAAGAAGAAGGACTGATCGGCTCCCGCTATTTTGTCGACAATCCGCCTTTACCTCTCGAATCCATTCGTTTTCTGGTAAATCTCGATATGGTGGCTTCCGGGTCGCAAGGCATTATGGCTGTTGGCGGTAGTGATTTTAATGATGAATTTGACCTGCTGGCATCTGTTGGCGACACATTGAATATTGGTCCCATTGGTAAACGCCCCAACGCCCCGATTAGCGATCATTATTTCTTTTTGAATGCAGGCGTTCGTGGCTTCTTTTTGTATACCAACAAAGGAGATCAGCCCTACCACCATCCTGAAGATGTGGCCGCTACCCTCGACTGGCAAGATTTTGCAGATACTTATGCCCTTGTTCGTACCTTCCTGATGAAGCTAGATAAGCAATAAAACCGGTAACGCAGCAGACCCTGATGAATAAGAAAGAGCATCCAAACCCCAATAGCCGGCGCAACTTCCTCAAACAATCCACCCTTGGCACCTCCTTCCTGGTCGTTAATCCACTGACAGAAAAGCCAGCGGCGCATGCAGGTCCTGCACCACTGGCACCACAGGATACACAAGCGGCACCACTTGAAGACCGGGCGCTCGACCTTGCGCCGGCAAAATGGGTCTGGTATCCTGCCAAAAGGGTGCTTCAAAACACCGTTGTGTTATTCAGACGCCGGCTGTATCTCAACGAAAAACCCGTATCCGCTTCAGGCTGGATTCTGGGAGACAGCCGATACCGACTCTTTGTCAACAAACAGCGTCAACAATGGGGCCCCGCCCCTTCCGACCCCCGATGGGCCGAAGCAGACCCGCTCGACTTAACCGAGCAGTTGCAGGAAGGCGTGAATATACTGGGTGCAGAAGTGCTGTATTACGGCCAGGGAGATGGCACCTGGCCAATCGGAAAAGCAGGCTTCATTTTTCACCTGACCCTGACCTTTGCCAATGGCCGGCAAGAAGTTGTAGTATCCGACGACAAATGGCAAACACACCTCGCCCGCAGCTGGCCGCCCGGACAATACAAACGCTGGTTTCTACGTGCATTTCAGGAGTCTTTTGACGCCCGGCAATACCCGCATGGATGGCTGGAAGCTGCTTATCAGCCGGATGCTAACTGGTTGCCGGCCATGGACCTGCAAGGCCCCGCAGACAAACCTGCTATTTGCACAGCCGGCCGCGACTATTTGTTTGAAAGCTCGGGAGATCGCAATATCTCCCAGCTACGCAAACGCAGTGTCCCGATGTTACGGGACGAAATTGTGCAGTCCGTTACGCTCAGAGAAGCGTTTAAAATCAACTGGCGCCGGCCCCCGGAAGAGTACTTTGAGTCGGAGACGCCCCAGGCGTTTTCAGCCACCCAGGCCACGCTGCCGCCAGAAATGCAGGCCGGCGCATGGCAGGTGCAAACCGTCGCCAACAACGCCCTTGCCCTCACCTTTGAATTACCCGAACAAATTGTAGGCTGGCCCTTTTTCTCGATCACAGCG contains these protein-coding regions:
- a CDS encoding M28 family peptidase encodes the protein MMIYRVFPLSFLLLGLLLPLCAVSQRAAAQPATDSLSPIPFAKPIVDTLSSPAFAGRGYLNDADGKAADYIENYFKRIGLSPISDTYQQPFPLTVDVYPTTPTLSLGLRKLDLGHDYLPFPGSSSGTATTARIVEVGDGLFVPNTKYNNYAGKNVEQAVVVMDLEITPDVLQAIRADSTINPALAQTTGRIEIARYLGAVAVILRTSNNLLDFYTPVNTGIPAFVVADQVWLENGAATASFTLETTLDWQTTSSNVIGYIPGTTTPEEYYFISAHYDHMGQLGPDHYFPGANDNASGVALTLALAAYFQQKPLKRSLVFVGFSGEEEGLIGSRYFVDNPPLPLESIRFLVNLDMVASGSQGIMAVGGSDFNDEFDLLASVGDTLNIGPIGKRPNAPISDHYFFLNAGVRGFFLYTNKGDQPYHHPEDVAATLDWQDFADTYALVRTFLMKLDKQ